A stretch of the Glutamicibacter sp. JL.03c genome encodes the following:
- the galT gene encoding galactose-1-phosphate uridylyltransferase, which translates to MPQGNAAHEATHRVHHLADGREAIFFADASGSVPEEVHDTRALDPRGEPGELRYDRLTGDWVAVAAHRQSRTYLPPKDQCPLCPSTGGRHSEIPAEDFNVVVFENRFPSLGPALGHTPAAATGQVPVPAYGRCEVVVFTPDHAGSFASLDDERARTVVQAWAQRTEELSAMEGIAQVFPFENRGQDIGVTLHHPHGQIYAYPYLTPTARKMADQAVKHLEATGRTLMGDILEDEQAEGTRLVAQSEHFSVFVPYAARWPLEAHLVPHRHVPDFVALQDEEKDELAVMYRDLLRRFDALYQTPTPYIAAWHQAPIATRERAASRLHLQLTSPRRAADKLKFLAGSEAAMGAFINDIPAETTAARLREVTL; encoded by the coding sequence ATGCCGCAGGGCAACGCAGCACATGAAGCAACCCACCGGGTGCACCACCTCGCCGATGGCCGCGAAGCGATCTTCTTCGCCGATGCCTCCGGCAGCGTCCCCGAAGAAGTGCACGACACCCGGGCCCTGGATCCGCGCGGCGAGCCCGGGGAACTGCGCTATGACCGGCTGACCGGCGACTGGGTCGCGGTGGCGGCCCACCGCCAGTCGCGCACCTACCTCCCGCCCAAGGACCAGTGCCCGCTGTGCCCCAGCACGGGCGGGCGGCACAGCGAAATCCCCGCCGAGGACTTCAACGTGGTGGTCTTCGAAAACCGCTTCCCCTCCCTCGGCCCGGCGCTGGGACACACCCCGGCGGCCGCAACCGGCCAGGTGCCCGTCCCGGCCTACGGCCGCTGCGAAGTCGTGGTCTTCACCCCGGATCATGCAGGATCCTTCGCGTCGCTGGATGATGAGCGCGCCCGCACCGTCGTCCAGGCCTGGGCCCAGCGCACCGAAGAGCTCTCCGCCATGGAAGGCATCGCCCAGGTCTTCCCCTTCGAAAACCGCGGGCAGGATATCGGCGTCACCTTGCACCACCCCCACGGCCAGATCTACGCCTACCCGTACCTGACACCCACCGCGCGCAAGATGGCCGACCAAGCCGTCAAGCACCTGGAGGCCACCGGCCGGACCCTGATGGGCGACATCCTCGAAGACGAGCAGGCCGAAGGCACGCGCCTGGTGGCCCAAAGCGAGCATTTCTCCGTCTTCGTTCCCTATGCAGCACGCTGGCCGCTGGAGGCTCATCTGGTTCCGCACCGCCACGTGCCGGATTTCGTGGCGCTCCAGGACGAGGAAAAAGACGAACTGGCGGTCATGTACCGGGACCTTCTGCGGCGTTTCGACGCGCTGTACCAGACCCCGACCCCGTACATCGCCGCCTGGCATCAGGCTCCGATCGCCACCAGGGAACGCGCGGCCTCACGCCTGCACCTGCAGCTGACCAGCCCGCGCCGCGCCGCCGACAAGCTCAAGTTCCTGGCCGGCTCCGAAGCGGCCATGGGGGCTTTCATCAATGACATTCCCGCCGAAACCACGGCAGCAAGATTGCGTGAGGTCACCCTGTGA
- the galK gene encoding galactokinase: MSISDSKAHAARVSALRERFTRTYGHHPEGIWRAPGRVNLIGEHTDYNMGYVLPFAIDKNALVAIRRKSQLEPDSTTLDFASTYGGADSNPVTSIAIDELVPKAVPGWAAYPAAVVWALNELDGVQLSGFELLVDSDVPVGSGLSSSHALEVGTIVALNDLNSLGLTRTRMAQLTQRAENEFVGAPTGIMDQSASLMSHAQHALFLDCRSMEAQTVPLPLAENDAVVLVIDTRVEHSHVDGGYAARRRSCEQACEILGVDALRDVDSVDALEAIDDPVIKRRAKHIVTENQRVLQTVKVLGEGDLDAVGELLCQSHVSMRDDYEISSEELDAAVEAALGAGAIGARMTGGGFGGSAIALIHREQVEQVSKAVLQAFEQAGYVQPNIFTVVADEGAGKA, translated from the coding sequence GTGAGCATCAGCGACAGCAAGGCCCACGCGGCCCGCGTCAGCGCGCTGCGTGAAAGATTCACCAGGACCTACGGGCACCACCCCGAAGGCATCTGGCGCGCGCCGGGGCGGGTGAACCTGATCGGCGAGCACACCGACTACAACATGGGCTATGTCCTGCCCTTTGCCATCGACAAGAATGCGCTGGTCGCCATCCGGCGCAAGTCGCAGCTGGAGCCGGATAGCACCACCCTGGACTTCGCTTCCACCTATGGGGGCGCGGACTCGAACCCGGTCACCTCGATTGCCATCGACGAACTGGTGCCGAAGGCCGTTCCCGGCTGGGCCGCCTATCCGGCCGCGGTGGTGTGGGCGCTGAACGAGCTGGACGGCGTGCAGCTCTCGGGCTTCGAGCTGCTGGTGGATTCGGATGTTCCGGTGGGCTCTGGCCTGTCCTCCTCCCATGCGCTGGAAGTCGGAACCATCGTTGCCCTCAACGACCTGAATAGCCTGGGGCTGACGCGCACCCGGATGGCACAGCTGACCCAGCGGGCGGAAAACGAGTTTGTCGGCGCTCCGACCGGAATCATGGACCAGAGCGCCTCGTTGATGTCCCACGCGCAGCATGCGCTGTTCCTGGATTGCCGTTCCATGGAGGCGCAGACGGTGCCCTTGCCGCTGGCCGAAAATGATGCTGTCGTGCTGGTGATTGACACACGGGTGGAACATTCGCATGTGGATGGCGGCTACGCCGCGCGCCGGCGCAGCTGCGAACAGGCCTGCGAAATCCTGGGGGTGGATGCGCTGCGCGATGTGGACAGCGTTGATGCCCTTGAAGCGATCGACGATCCGGTGATCAAGCGCCGGGCGAAGCATATTGTCACCGAAAACCAGCGCGTATTGCAGACCGTGAAGGTCCTGGGCGAGGGGGACCTCGACGCGGTCGGCGAGCTTTTGTGCCAGTCCCACGTCTCCATGCGCGATGACTACGAGATCTCCAGCGAAGAACTCGATGCCGCGGTGGAAGCGGCACTGGGTGCCGGGGCGATAGGCGCGAGGATGACCGGAGGAGGCTTTGGCGGCAGCGCCATTGCCTTGATCCATCGCGAACAGGTGGAGCAGGTCAGCAAGGCGGTGCTTCAGGCATTCGAGCAGGCCGGCTATGTGCAGCCGAATATCTTCACCGTGGTTGCCGACGAGGGCGCAGGGAAAGCCTAG
- the mmsB gene encoding multiple monosaccharide ABC transporter permease produces MTITTELKDIFTKNLRTSGIYIAFVLIVVLFSILTNGLLLSPTNITNIVLQYSYVLILALGMIIVIVAGHIDLSVGSLVALTGAVSAVLVIKHDMPWWAGMLAGIAVGAICGLWQGFWVAYVGIPAFIVTLAGMLLFRGLTYEVLNNVSLSPFPGEYGQIAGGFLNGLLGGYGFDTFTLVIGVIAVAGLVYSQWRNRSGRAKYGQSVESLAMFLVKNLISAIIILWFFWQIATSRGMPIVLIILAVLILGYHVLTTRTVFGRHVYAIGGNLSAAKLSGVNVKKINLWIFINMGLLSGIAGVVFSSRSNGAQPGAGNMFELDAIAACFIGGASTTGGVGRVTGAIVGGLVMAVLSNGMQLMGAGASTQQIVKGIVLLLAVAFDIYNKRRAGAGS; encoded by the coding sequence ATGACCATCACCACAGAGTTGAAGGATATCTTCACCAAGAACTTGCGCACCTCGGGCATCTACATTGCCTTCGTGCTCATCGTGGTGCTCTTCAGCATCCTGACCAACGGGCTGCTGCTGAGCCCCACGAACATCACCAACATCGTCCTGCAGTACTCCTACGTGCTGATCCTGGCCCTGGGCATGATCATCGTGATTGTCGCCGGGCACATCGACCTCTCGGTCGGCTCGCTGGTGGCACTGACCGGCGCGGTCTCCGCGGTGCTGGTGATCAAACACGACATGCCGTGGTGGGCTGGCATGCTGGCCGGCATTGCGGTGGGCGCGATCTGCGGATTGTGGCAGGGCTTCTGGGTGGCCTACGTGGGCATTCCGGCCTTCATCGTGACCCTGGCCGGCATGCTGCTCTTCCGCGGGCTGACCTATGAAGTGCTCAACAACGTATCGCTCTCGCCCTTCCCGGGCGAATACGGGCAGATCGCCGGCGGCTTCCTCAACGGCCTGCTGGGCGGCTACGGTTTCGACACCTTCACCCTGGTGATCGGCGTGATCGCGGTGGCTGGCCTGGTCTACTCGCAGTGGCGCAACCGTTCCGGCCGTGCCAAGTACGGCCAGAGCGTTGAATCCCTGGCCATGTTCCTGGTCAAGAACCTCATCTCGGCCATCATCATCCTCTGGTTCTTTTGGCAGATCGCCACCAGCCGAGGCATGCCGATCGTGCTGATCATCCTTGCCGTGCTGATCCTGGGCTACCACGTGCTGACCACCCGCACCGTCTTCGGCCGCCACGTCTATGCCATCGGCGGGAACCTCTCGGCGGCCAAGCTCTCGGGCGTGAACGTCAAGAAGATCAACCTGTGGATCTTCATCAACATGGGCCTGCTCTCGGGCATCGCCGGCGTGGTCTTCTCCTCGCGTTCCAATGGCGCCCAGCCGGGCGCTGGCAACATGTTCGAGCTCGATGCCATCGCCGCCTGCTTCATCGGCGGCGCCTCGACCACCGGCGGCGTGGGCCGGGTCACCGGCGCCATCGTCGGCGGCCTGGTGATGGCGGTGCTCTCCAACGGCATGCAGCTGATGGGCGCGGGCGCTTCCACCCAGCAGATCGTCAAGGGCATCGTGCTGCTGCTGGCCGTGGCCTTCGACATCTACAACAAGCGCCGCGCAGGCGCCGGCAGCTAG
- a CDS encoding L-ribulose-5-phosphate 4-epimerase has protein sequence MNQQRALESYPQSMRDEVQRARQAVADLHAELPRYELVVWTAGNVSQRVRHPEVADGSQDLFVIKPSGVSYDDLTPESMVVCTLDGQLLDGDHAPSSDTAAHAYTYEHMPDVGGVVHTHSTYATAWAARGEDIPCVLTMMADEFGGPIPIGPFAIIGDDSIGRGIVATLRESRSPAVLMANHGPFTIGKDARAAVKAAVMCEEVARTVHIAQQLGDPQPIDPAKIDSLYERYQNVYGQ, from the coding sequence ATGAATCAACAACGAGCCTTGGAGAGCTATCCGCAATCCATGCGCGATGAAGTCCAACGGGCCCGCCAAGCAGTTGCCGACCTGCACGCCGAGCTTCCGCGCTACGAACTGGTGGTCTGGACCGCAGGCAACGTCTCCCAGCGGGTGCGCCACCCCGAGGTGGCCGATGGCAGCCAGGACCTCTTCGTGATCAAGCCATCGGGGGTCTCCTATGATGACTTGACCCCGGAATCCATGGTGGTGTGCACCCTTGATGGCCAGCTGCTGGACGGCGACCATGCGCCCTCCTCGGATACCGCGGCGCATGCGTACACCTACGAGCACATGCCGGACGTCGGCGGCGTGGTGCATACCCACTCCACCTATGCCACCGCGTGGGCGGCCCGTGGCGAGGACATCCCCTGCGTGCTGACCATGATGGCCGATGAGTTCGGCGGACCGATCCCCATCGGCCCTTTTGCAATCATCGGCGATGACTCCATCGGCCGCGGCATCGTCGCCACGCTGCGCGAATCCCGCAGCCCGGCGGTGCTCATGGCCAACCATGGCCCCTTCACCATCGGCAAGGATGCCCGCGCCGCCGTCAAGGCCGCGGTGATGTGCGAGGAAGTGGCCCGCACGGTGCATATCGCGCAGCAGCTCGGGGATCCGCAGCCCATCGACCCCGCGAAGATCGACTCGCTCTACGAGCGCTACCAGAACGTTTACGGACAGTAA
- a CDS encoding aldose 1-epimerase family protein, producing the protein MRSAANGQIVTLTAHGFRAELATVGATLVSLEYQGRPLVRAFDPHKARPVYSGAILAPWPNRVTDGSYTWDSVRQQLPITEPDRGHALHGLVVDTDFDLAGHGDDSAQLRTTITPSRGYPFEVELVISYQLEAEGLRTTATATNLGTEAAPFGWGSHAYLVAPGDKVDHWILRLPAAQVQLTEGQRLLPRDVVAVAGTELDFREPRQLGTTFIDHAYTALDFDGGKLARAILTDGQGIGAQMIWDQACGWVQVHTADQQDPALDRTGLAIEPMTCPPGAFNSGDDVIRLEPAGTHQASWLIGPVQGS; encoded by the coding sequence ATGCGCAGCGCCGCCAACGGCCAGATCGTCACCCTCACCGCCCACGGTTTCCGTGCCGAACTAGCCACCGTCGGCGCCACCCTGGTCAGCCTCGAATACCAGGGACGGCCGCTGGTGCGGGCCTTCGACCCGCACAAGGCCCGCCCGGTCTACTCCGGAGCGATCCTCGCGCCCTGGCCCAACCGGGTCACCGACGGCAGCTACACCTGGGACTCGGTGCGGCAGCAGCTGCCGATCACCGAACCCGATCGGGGCCACGCCCTGCACGGGCTGGTGGTCGACACCGATTTCGACCTCGCCGGGCACGGTGATGACTCCGCGCAGCTGCGCACCACCATCACCCCGAGCCGGGGCTACCCCTTCGAAGTGGAGCTGGTGATCAGCTACCAGCTGGAAGCCGAGGGGCTGCGCACTACCGCCACCGCCACCAACCTCGGAACCGAAGCGGCGCCCTTCGGCTGGGGCTCGCACGCCTACCTGGTGGCCCCCGGCGACAAGGTGGACCACTGGATACTGCGCCTGCCCGCCGCGCAGGTCCAGCTCACCGAAGGCCAGCGGCTGCTGCCCAGGGACGTGGTGGCCGTGGCCGGCACCGAACTGGACTTCCGCGAGCCGAGGCAGCTGGGCACCACCTTCATCGACCACGCCTACACCGCGCTGGACTTCGACGGCGGGAAGCTGGCCCGGGCGATCCTCACCGATGGGCAGGGCATTGGTGCGCAGATGATCTGGGACCAGGCCTGCGGCTGGGTGCAGGTGCATACCGCGGACCAGCAGGATCCGGCGCTGGACCGCACCGGCCTGGCCATCGAGCCGATGACCTGCCCGCCGGGAGCCTTCAACTCCGGCGACGACGTGATCCGGCTGGAGCCAGCCGGCACGCACCAAGCCAGCTGGCTGATCGGCCCGGTCCAGGGCAGCTGA
- the araA gene encoding L-arabinose isomerase: protein MAKAYHDKEIWFFTGSQDLYGDQTLRQVAEQSTEVAQTLDASADVPAKIVWKPVLKDSDSIRRAMLEANSDDKVLGVITWMHTFSPAKMWINGLKALRKPLLHLHTQANVELPWDSIDFDFMNLNQAAHGDREYAYLATRLGAARTTVVGHVSNPAVARRVGTWIRGAAGFNAVQDLNLVRFGDNMRNVAVTEGDKTEAEIRFGVSVNTWAVNDLVEAVEAVAEADIDALVAEYERDYDVVDELRAGGARHESLRYAARQEIALEAFLGQANAMAFTTNFEDLGGLRQLPGLAVQRLMGKGYGFGAEGDWKTAVLVRAAKVMGEGLPGGASLMEDYTYDLTEGQELILGAHMLEVCPSLTTTKPRVEIHPLGIGGREDPVRMVFNADATEGAVVVSMADMRERFRLTANVVDVVTPPADLPHLPVARAVWSPRPNFNVSAESWLAAGGAHHTVMSTAAGIEAFEIFAEIAGTELLVIDEETTRRNFAQQIRVNQSYYRLAQGF from the coding sequence ATGGCCAAGGCATATCACGACAAAGAAATCTGGTTCTTCACCGGAAGCCAGGACCTCTACGGCGACCAGACCCTGCGCCAGGTGGCCGAGCAGTCCACCGAGGTAGCCCAGACCCTGGACGCCTCCGCCGACGTCCCAGCCAAGATCGTCTGGAAGCCGGTGCTCAAGGATTCGGACTCCATCCGCCGCGCCATGCTGGAAGCGAATTCGGATGACAAGGTGCTCGGTGTCATCACCTGGATGCACACCTTCAGCCCGGCCAAGATGTGGATCAACGGCCTCAAGGCCCTGCGGAAGCCGCTGCTGCACCTGCACACCCAGGCCAACGTCGAACTGCCCTGGGATTCCATCGACTTCGACTTCATGAACCTGAACCAGGCCGCCCATGGCGACCGCGAATACGCCTACCTGGCCACCCGGCTCGGCGCGGCCCGCACCACCGTGGTGGGCCACGTCTCCAACCCTGCGGTGGCCCGCCGCGTGGGCACCTGGATCCGTGGCGCCGCCGGCTTCAACGCCGTGCAGGACCTGAACCTGGTCCGCTTCGGGGACAACATGCGCAACGTCGCAGTCACCGAGGGAGACAAGACCGAGGCGGAGATCCGCTTTGGCGTTTCGGTGAACACCTGGGCCGTCAATGACCTGGTCGAGGCCGTGGAAGCGGTCGCGGAGGCCGACATCGACGCCCTCGTTGCCGAGTACGAGCGCGACTACGATGTGGTGGATGAATTGCGCGCCGGCGGTGCTCGCCATGAGTCGCTGCGCTATGCGGCCCGCCAGGAAATCGCCTTGGAAGCTTTCCTGGGCCAGGCGAACGCCATGGCCTTCACCACCAACTTCGAGGATCTCGGCGGACTCAGGCAGCTTCCGGGCCTGGCCGTGCAGCGGCTGATGGGCAAGGGGTACGGCTTTGGCGCCGAAGGCGACTGGAAGACCGCGGTGCTGGTGCGCGCGGCCAAGGTCATGGGCGAGGGGCTGCCGGGCGGCGCCTCGCTGATGGAGGACTATACCTACGATCTGACCGAGGGCCAGGAGCTGATCCTCGGCGCCCACATGCTGGAGGTCTGCCCGTCGCTGACCACCACCAAGCCACGGGTGGAGATCCACCCGCTGGGCATCGGCGGCCGCGAGGATCCGGTGCGCATGGTCTTCAACGCCGATGCCACCGAAGGCGCCGTCGTGGTCTCCATGGCCGATATGCGCGAGCGTTTCCGCCTGACCGCCAACGTGGTCGACGTCGTCACCCCGCCTGCTGATCTGCCGCACCTGCCGGTAGCCCGCGCGGTGTGGAGCCCCCGGCCGAACTTCAACGTGTCGGCCGAATCCTGGCTGGCCGCAGGCGGCGCGCACCATACGGTGATGTCCACCGCGGCAGGCATCGAGGCTTTTGAAATCTTCGCCGAGATCGCCGGGACCGAATTGCTGGTGATTGATGAGGAAACCACGCGCCGGAACTTCGCCCAGCAGATCCGCGTGAACCAGAGCTACTACCGGCTGGCTCAGGGTTTCTAG
- the chvE gene encoding multiple monosaccharide ABC transporter substrate-binding protein, which produces MAWNNWTRKAAATVGSLALVTALAACGGSGAGGGAGAGDGESKAPEDIQVGVAMPTETSERWIADGDAVKSQLEEAGYSVDLQFANDDIPTQQQQIDQMITKGDDILVVASIDGTALSTQLQAAADAGIPIISYDRLINGTENVDFYVTFDNYNVGVQQATSLLTGLGLLDAQGNKTDKKGPLNIELFAGSIDDNNAHFFWKGAMDTLKPFLDDKTLVVKSGQTDIEQAATLRWSQEEAQSRMEDLITANYAGGKTKIDGILSPFDGISRGVITALSNAGYGKSMKAGLPVVTGQDAEIASVKLIDDGVQYSTIFKDTRKLATQAVEAVKAYAGGGEPEANDTETYDNGKKVVPSFLLDSDIVIKDNIQSLLVDSEYYTAEEVKAGQSK; this is translated from the coding sequence ATGGCATGGAATAACTGGACCCGCAAGGCCGCGGCAACTGTAGGTTCCCTCGCATTGGTTACCGCGCTGGCAGCCTGCGGTGGCAGCGGCGCAGGTGGCGGCGCAGGCGCTGGCGACGGCGAATCAAAGGCGCCGGAAGACATCCAGGTCGGCGTGGCAATGCCGACCGAAACCTCGGAACGCTGGATCGCCGACGGCGATGCCGTCAAGTCCCAGCTGGAAGAGGCCGGCTACAGCGTCGACCTGCAGTTCGCCAACGACGACATCCCCACCCAGCAGCAGCAGATCGACCAGATGATTACCAAGGGCGACGACATCCTGGTGGTGGCATCCATCGACGGCACCGCGCTGTCCACCCAGCTGCAGGCCGCTGCGGATGCCGGCATCCCGATCATCTCCTACGACCGCCTGATCAACGGCACCGAGAACGTCGACTTCTACGTCACCTTCGACAACTACAACGTCGGCGTGCAGCAGGCCACCTCGCTGCTGACCGGCCTGGGCCTGCTGGATGCCCAGGGCAACAAGACCGACAAGAAGGGCCCGCTGAATATCGAGCTCTTCGCCGGATCCATCGATGACAACAACGCGCACTTCTTCTGGAAGGGCGCCATGGACACGCTCAAGCCATTCCTCGATGACAAGACCCTCGTGGTCAAGTCCGGGCAGACCGACATCGAGCAGGCGGCAACCCTGCGCTGGAGCCAGGAAGAAGCCCAGTCGCGCATGGAGGACCTGATCACCGCCAACTACGCCGGCGGCAAGACCAAGATCGATGGCATCCTCTCGCCGTTTGACGGCATCTCCCGCGGCGTGATCACCGCGCTGTCCAACGCCGGCTACGGCAAGTCGATGAAGGCCGGCCTGCCGGTAGTCACCGGCCAGGACGCCGAAATCGCCTCGGTCAAGCTGATCGATGACGGAGTCCAGTACTCCACCATCTTCAAGGACACCCGCAAGCTGGCAACCCAGGCCGTGGAAGCGGTCAAGGCCTACGCCGGCGGCGGCGAACCAGAAGCCAACGACACCGAGACCTACGACAACGGCAAGAAGGTCGTCCCATCCTTCCTGCTGGATTCGGACATCGTCATCAAGGACAACATCCAGTCCCTGCTCGTTGACTCCGAGTACTACACGGCAGAAGAAGTAAAGGCCGGCCAGAGCAAGTAG
- the mmsA gene encoding multiple monosaccharide ABC transporter ATP-binding protein: MDTTILQMQEITKTFPGVKALDGVNLSVRKGEIHAICGENGAGKSTLMKVLSGVYPHGSYEGKIIFEGEELKASNIKDSEAQGIVIIHQELALVPYLSVAENIFLGNETARSGFIDWNETNHRAAQLLARVGLSELPVTPVGQLGVGKQQLVEIAKALSKNVKLLILDEPTAALNDDDSEHLLNLLRELRDQGITSIIISHKLGEIEDIANTTTIIRDGQSIEALDMADPASNQNRIIRGMVGRELSSRYPQREPEIGDVVFEIRDWSVQHPIQQERTVVDKASLTVRAGEIVGIAGLMGAGRTELAMSVFGHSYGRNITGSVLMDGKEVDTSTVGKAIKAGIAYVSEDRKKFGLNLIEDIRVNTTAAGLGKISSNGFVNSHREIQIAEHYRKSMRIKTPNVMAKVGNLSGGNQQKVVLGKWLHTAPELLILDEPTRGIDVGAKYEIYTIINELAAAGKAVLVISSELPELLGICDRIYTLAYGRMTGELPVAEANQERLMELMTIEKESTR; this comes from the coding sequence ATGGACACCACCATCCTGCAAATGCAGGAGATCACCAAGACTTTCCCCGGGGTCAAGGCGCTGGACGGCGTCAACCTTTCGGTCCGCAAGGGCGAAATCCACGCCATCTGCGGCGAAAACGGCGCCGGCAAATCCACCCTCATGAAGGTGCTGTCCGGGGTCTACCCGCACGGCAGCTACGAAGGCAAGATCATCTTCGAGGGCGAAGAACTCAAGGCCTCGAACATCAAGGATTCCGAGGCCCAGGGCATCGTGATCATCCACCAGGAGCTCGCCTTGGTGCCCTATCTGTCGGTGGCCGAGAACATCTTCCTCGGCAACGAAACCGCGCGCAGCGGCTTCATCGACTGGAACGAAACCAACCACCGCGCCGCGCAGCTGCTGGCCCGTGTCGGCTTGAGCGAACTGCCGGTCACCCCGGTGGGCCAGTTGGGCGTCGGCAAGCAGCAGCTGGTCGAGATCGCCAAGGCGCTGAGCAAGAACGTGAAGCTGCTGATCCTGGACGAACCCACCGCGGCGCTGAACGACGATGACTCCGAGCACCTGCTGAACCTGCTGCGCGAACTGCGCGATCAGGGCATCACCTCGATCATCATCTCGCACAAGCTCGGCGAGATCGAGGATATCGCCAACACCACCACCATCATCCGCGATGGCCAGTCCATTGAAGCCCTGGATATGGCCGATCCGGCCTCCAACCAGAACCGCATCATCCGCGGCATGGTCGGCCGCGAACTCTCCTCCCGCTACCCGCAGCGCGAACCGGAGATCGGCGACGTGGTCTTCGAGATCCGCGACTGGTCCGTGCAGCACCCCATCCAGCAGGAGCGCACCGTGGTGGACAAGGCATCCTTGACCGTGCGCGCCGGCGAAATCGTCGGCATCGCAGGGCTGATGGGTGCCGGCCGCACCGAGCTGGCCATGAGCGTGTTCGGGCACAGCTACGGCCGGAACATCACCGGCAGCGTGCTGATGGACGGCAAGGAGGTCGATACCTCCACCGTGGGCAAGGCCATCAAGGCCGGGATCGCCTACGTCTCCGAGGACCGCAAGAAGTTCGGGCTGAATTTGATCGAGGATATCCGGGTGAACACCACCGCGGCCGGGCTGGGGAAGATCTCCTCCAACGGCTTCGTGAACTCGCACCGCGAAATCCAGATCGCCGAGCACTACCGCAAGTCCATGCGCATCAAGACCCCCAACGTGATGGCGAAGGTCGGCAACCTCTCCGGCGGCAATCAGCAGAAAGTCGTGCTGGGCAAGTGGCTGCACACGGCCCCCGAGCTGCTGATCCTCGACGAACCGACCCGCGGCATCGACGTGGGCGCCAAATACGAGATCTACACGATCATCAACGAGCTGGCCGCGGCCGGCAAGGCGGTCCTGGTGATCTCCTCCGAACTGCCCGAGCTGCTGGGCATCTGCGACCGCATCTACACCCTGGCCTATGGCCGGATGACCGGCGAACTGCCGGTGGCCGAAGCCAACCAGGAACGCCTCATGGAACTCATGACCATCGAGAAGGAAAGCACCCGATGA